A single genomic interval of Pseudomonas sp. FeN3W harbors:
- the rutR gene encoding HTH-type transcriptional regulator RutR, with the protein MTDQPLVPPRKRLTASKSPRPKGAVRVPSASAQDRRLRMIESKRATILQAALDLFSRFGLHGTSLDQVATQADVSKTNLLYYFGSKEELYTNVLRQLLEVWLQPLQAFSVEQDPVEAIRNYLRVKLELSRDHPAESRLFCMEIMQGAPLLLGELQQPLHDLVENKVAVIQAWIDAGKLAAIAPHHLIFSLWATTQHYADFRVQVEAVAGKTLDDPAFFEETLKSLQALILDGVRPR; encoded by the coding sequence GTGACAGACCAGCCCCTCGTTCCGCCCCGCAAGCGCCTCACCGCCAGCAAGAGTCCACGGCCAAAGGGCGCAGTTCGCGTGCCGAGCGCCAGCGCCCAGGACCGCCGCCTGCGCATGATCGAAAGCAAGCGCGCCACGATCCTGCAGGCCGCGCTCGATCTGTTCTCCCGTTTCGGCCTGCACGGCACCAGCCTCGACCAGGTGGCGACCCAGGCGGACGTGTCCAAGACCAACCTGCTGTACTACTTCGGCAGCAAGGAAGAGCTTTACACCAACGTCCTGCGCCAGCTGCTGGAGGTCTGGCTGCAGCCGCTGCAGGCGTTCTCCGTCGAGCAGGACCCGGTCGAGGCGATTCGTAATTACCTGCGGGTCAAGCTCGAACTGTCCCGTGACCATCCCGCCGAATCGCGGCTGTTCTGCATGGAGATCATGCAGGGCGCACCATTGCTGCTGGGCGAGCTGCAGCAGCCGCTGCACGACCTGGTGGAGAACAAGGTCGCGGTGATCCAGGCCTGGATCGACGCCGGCAAGCTCGCAGCCATCGCGCCGCACCACCTGATCTTCTCGCTATGGGCGACCACCCAGCACTACGCCGACTTCCGTGTGCAGGTCGAGGCCGTGGCCGGCAAGACGCTGGATGATCCGGCGTTCTTCGAGGAAACGCTCAAGAGCCTGCAGGCGCTGATACTCGATGGGGTGAGGCCGCGTTGA
- a CDS encoding glyoxalase/bleomycin resistance/dioxygenase family protein: MKPRFHPGRNIAMKVPTHEYQRTLAFYREMLALAELTPAGAEGEHTPRFDFGGKVLWLDCVPGISQAEIWLEVVTDELESAAARLEEHGCARRDEIEPLPEGFRAFWISSPANIIHLVSEDTAS, from the coding sequence ATGAAACCGAGATTCCACCCCGGCCGAAACATCGCGATGAAGGTGCCTACCCATGAGTACCAGCGGACGCTCGCGTTCTACCGCGAGATGCTCGCACTGGCAGAACTCACCCCGGCGGGGGCTGAGGGTGAGCACACGCCGCGCTTCGATTTCGGCGGCAAGGTGCTCTGGCTGGACTGCGTGCCGGGCATCAGCCAGGCGGAAATATGGCTGGAGGTCGTCACGGATGAACTGGAGAGTGCCGCCGCCCGCCTTGAAGAACACGGCTGTGCCCGCCGGGACGAAATCGAACCCCTGCCGGAGGGCTTCAGGGCATTCTGGATATCGAGCCCGGCGAATATCATCCATCTGGTTTCCGAAGACACCGCGTCCTGA
- a CDS encoding MFS transporter has product MHLLFSNPQVLRLFIAQALFWSCSMTGIIFTSIVGLQLAPAAGFATLPLALLMLGGLLALPPLAGLMQRRSRRTGFLIGALAGVLGGLISALSLWLDSFTLLCLGALPIGTYQASAMYYRFAALEAVSDTFKGRATACVIGGGVLAALIAPTLGHLAHDLAGVPFVGTYLLIASLAALGVLVLAGLPASSGAATIQTVLPAVSWQALLARPTIRAAVLTTAAGHGLMILVMNATPLAMHGEGLDLQASGQVIQWHMLGMFLPAFVAGPLVDRFGCRLIACGGGALLIASAVVALLGVSHWHFLLSSCLLGIGWNLMLVAGTTQLGQGHAPDERARAQGLMELSNGSVAAAMSFASGALIAQAGWAAVNIGLLPIVTLVVLVQVAQGYGPRQAV; this is encoded by the coding sequence ATGCACCTATTGTTCAGCAACCCTCAGGTCCTGCGCCTGTTTATCGCCCAGGCGCTGTTCTGGTCCTGCTCGATGACCGGGATCATCTTCACCTCCATCGTCGGCCTGCAGCTGGCACCGGCCGCGGGGTTCGCCACCTTGCCGCTCGCCCTGCTAATGCTCGGTGGTCTGCTCGCCCTGCCGCCACTGGCGGGGCTGATGCAGCGCCGCAGCCGGCGGACCGGCTTTCTCATCGGCGCCCTGGCCGGCGTGCTGGGCGGGCTGATCAGCGCGCTGTCGCTCTGGCTCGACAGTTTCACCCTGCTCTGCCTCGGCGCCCTGCCCATCGGCACCTATCAGGCCTCGGCGATGTATTACCGCTTCGCCGCGCTGGAGGCGGTAAGCGACACCTTCAAGGGACGCGCCACGGCCTGCGTGATCGGCGGCGGCGTGCTAGCGGCGCTGATCGCGCCCACGCTCGGCCATCTGGCGCACGACTTGGCCGGTGTGCCCTTCGTCGGCACCTATCTGCTGATCGCCAGTCTGGCGGCGCTGGGCGTGCTGGTACTTGCTGGATTGCCTGCGAGCAGCGGAGCAGCAACCATTCAGACCGTCCTGCCGGCCGTCAGCTGGCAGGCACTGCTGGCGCGGCCGACCATTCGCGCCGCGGTGCTGACCACCGCCGCCGGCCACGGTCTGATGATCCTGGTGATGAACGCCACACCTCTGGCGATGCACGGCGAAGGCCTTGATCTGCAGGCCAGCGGACAGGTCATCCAGTGGCACATGCTCGGCATGTTCCTCCCGGCGTTCGTCGCCGGGCCGCTGGTGGATCGCTTCGGCTGCCGGCTGATCGCCTGCGGTGGTGGAGCATTACTGATCGCCAGCGCAGTGGTCGCGCTGCTTGGCGTCAGTCATTGGCATTTCCTGCTCAGCAGCTGCCTGCTCGGCATCGGCTGGAACCTGATGCTGGTCGCCGGCACCACTCAGCTGGGCCAGGGCCACGCGCCTGACGAGCGCGCCCGGGCGCAGGGCCTGATGGAGCTGAGCAACGGTAGCGTCGCCGCAGCCATGTCTTTCGCCTCCGGCGCGTTGATCGCCCAGGCTGGCTGGGCGGCGGTGAATATCGGGCTGCTGCCGATCGTGACGCTGGTGGTGCTGGTGCAGGTCGCGCAGGGGTATGGGCCCAGGCAGGCGGTTTGA